A stretch of the Bordetella genomosp. 8 genome encodes the following:
- a CDS encoding dihydrodipicolinate synthase family protein has product MSIRWKGVFPAVTTKLKPDYTLDVPAIGAGLERLLENGVSGVVMMGMVGENAQLSPDEKITVLKTAKEVIKGRVPIISGLAETSTERAVAYAREAERIGVDGLMVFPALTYKSDARETIAFYKTVAQASGLSILLYNNPRGYGVDLVPDVIAELLAEPTIEAIKEESYDTTRVTDLVSRFGDRLAVVCGVDDLIVESVALGAQAWVSGMANALPRQSVELLNLALENDFARARKLYGALIPLFHLDTVVKLVQHIKLAENIVSGSAETVKPPRLNLEGAEREKTVAIVRKTLADLKALGY; this is encoded by the coding sequence ATGTCGATACGTTGGAAAGGGGTCTTCCCCGCCGTTACCACCAAGCTCAAGCCGGACTACACGCTGGACGTCCCCGCGATCGGCGCGGGCCTGGAACGCCTGCTGGAAAACGGCGTCAGCGGCGTGGTGATGATGGGCATGGTGGGCGAGAACGCCCAGCTTTCACCGGACGAAAAGATCACCGTCCTGAAGACCGCCAAGGAAGTGATCAAGGGCCGCGTCCCCATCATCTCCGGCCTGGCGGAAACCAGCACGGAACGTGCGGTTGCCTACGCGCGCGAAGCGGAGCGGATAGGCGTCGACGGGCTGATGGTGTTTCCCGCGTTGACCTACAAATCCGACGCGCGCGAAACGATTGCCTTCTACAAGACCGTCGCCCAGGCGTCCGGGCTGTCGATCCTGCTGTACAACAACCCGCGTGGCTATGGCGTCGACCTGGTGCCCGACGTCATCGCCGAGCTGCTGGCCGAACCCACCATCGAGGCCATCAAGGAAGAATCGTACGACACCACGCGCGTCACCGATCTGGTCTCGCGCTTTGGCGACCGGCTCGCCGTCGTCTGCGGCGTGGACGACCTGATCGTCGAAAGCGTCGCGCTCGGCGCCCAGGCCTGGGTGTCCGGCATGGCCAACGCGCTGCCCAGGCAGTCGGTGGAGCTGCTCAACCTTGCGCTGGAAAACGACTTCGCACGCGCGCGCAAGCTGTATGGCGCGCTGATCCCGCTCTTCCATCTCGATACGGTGGTCAAGCTGGTCCAGCATATCAAGCTGGCGGAGAACATCGTGTCGGGCTCGGCGGAAACCGTGAAACCGCCGCGGCTGAACCTGGAAGGCGCGGAGCGGGAGAAGACCGTCGCCATCGTCAGGAAGACGCTCGCCGATCTGAAGGCGCTGGGTTATTGA
- a CDS encoding Bug family tripartite tricarboxylate transporter substrate binding protein, with product MKTAGLKRLVGLWLTVLTPALAHAAWPEKPVTLIVPAAPGGSTDILARELAADLSQVYGQTFLVENRSGAGGNIGTGIVAKAKPDGYTLLIGAMTNHVVNPTLIPSTPFKGVDDFTPIAYLANVLTTVVVNPSLPVHNIKELVAYAKEHPGKIDYATGGTGSTNHIGVLLLERLAGIKMAHVPYRSGAPAIMSTVSGETKLNISAGTQTLPHVRAGRLRLLAVTEGQRSELLPDTPTVGETVPGYEMTIWYGAFGPKGTPPDIVASLNAAMNKTFMKPDIKKRMLDMGVVPVEMTPDQFGEVLRRDDAKYSKLIKELGITVE from the coding sequence ATGAAGACAGCCGGATTGAAGCGGCTGGTCGGCCTATGGCTGACCGTACTGACACCTGCCCTGGCGCATGCCGCGTGGCCCGAGAAGCCCGTCACCCTCATCGTGCCGGCGGCCCCCGGCGGATCGACGGATATCCTGGCCCGCGAACTGGCGGCCGACCTGTCGCAGGTCTACGGGCAAACCTTCCTGGTGGAAAACCGCTCCGGCGCGGGCGGCAACATCGGCACCGGCATCGTGGCGAAGGCCAAACCGGACGGCTACACGCTGCTGATCGGCGCCATGACCAACCACGTCGTCAATCCCACACTGATTCCGTCGACGCCATTCAAGGGCGTCGACGATTTCACCCCCATCGCCTACCTGGCCAATGTCCTGACGACCGTGGTGGTGAATCCCAGCCTTCCCGTGCACAACATCAAGGAGCTGGTCGCCTACGCCAAGGAACATCCGGGCAAGATCGACTACGCGACCGGCGGCACCGGCAGCACCAACCACATCGGCGTGCTGCTGCTGGAACGGCTGGCGGGCATCAAGATGGCGCACGTGCCTTACCGCAGCGGGGCCCCGGCCATCATGTCGACGGTCAGCGGTGAAACGAAGCTGAACATCAGCGCCGGCACCCAGACCCTGCCCCACGTCAGGGCCGGCCGACTGCGGCTGCTTGCCGTAACGGAAGGCCAACGCTCGGAGCTGTTGCCCGATACGCCCACGGTAGGCGAAACCGTCCCAGGCTACGAGATGACCATCTGGTACGGCGCCTTCGGCCCCAAGGGCACGCCGCCCGACATCGTGGCCAGCCTGAACGCTGCCATGAACAAGACCTTCATGAAGCCGGACATCAAGAAACGCATGCTGGACATGGGCGTGGTACCGGTCGAGATGACGCCCGACCAGTTCGGCGAGGTCCTGCGGCGCGACGATGCGAAGTATTCCAAGCTGATCAAGGAGCTTGGCATTACCGTCGAGTGA